A window of Gracilimonas sediminicola genomic DNA:
CCCAGCAACAAAATATGGAGCAGAAAAAGCAGCAAATGATGACCATGATGCAGGACTCATCTATGCAATCCGTGATGATGGATCACATGATGAATAATCCTGAAATGCGAGCCAAGATGATGCAGAGAATGATGAAATCACAAAAGATGGATCATTCCAAAATGATGGAAAACATGAACTCCATGATGAACAATCCTGAAATGAAAGAACGCATGGAAAAGCATATGGAAATGATGCAATCTATGATGGATGGAGATATGGATCAAGCTAGAATGATGAATATGATGGATAACTCATCCATGATGAATATGCATATGATGTGTATGCAAATGATGCAGGGAGGCATGATGGATTCGGGAATGAAAATGAAATCAGATTCTACCGATAATAAAGATATGAACCATCATTAGTAAAAATTAAATGGGGATGTGGTTCAAAGTCATCCCCGAATTCTAAAACTTTAAATGATAGCACTATGCATGATTTTCAATTTTTTGGAGGTGGCTGGATGATGTTTATCTGGTGGTTTTTACTCATTGCTTTGGTCATTGTTTTACTAAGGCCGTTATTCAAAACAAATCAACAAGAATCTGAAAGCGAAACGCCCCTTGAGATCCTTAAGCGAAGATATGCAAATGGGGAAATTGATCAAGAAGAATTCGAGAAGAGGAAAAAGGATCTGATGTGATCAAGTATTCAATAATACAATCATTATAGTTTCAAATTTATGAAAAGAAAACAATTTTTACACAGAGTAGGTCTTGGAACGGGTGCATTAGCCCTATCACCTTGGTTAACATCCTGCCTAACTTTTTCTGACGATGAGTTGCAGGGTTCTTTTAGAAACAGATTGCCTTTTCCGGGTCAAATAACCGATCCTTCGTTTAATTTATCTGCCTCTTCTGCAGAAATAGAGATACCAGAATCGTTAAGTCTGGCTGCTTTTCAATTTAATAATTCAGTTCCCGGTCCAACAATTCGCCATGTAAAGGGGCAGGAACTTAACATCCAGTTTACTAATAATATAGGTCAGGAAAGCATTATTCACTGGCATGGACTCATTGTTCCCCCCGAAATGGATGGACATCCCAAAGATGC
This region includes:
- a CDS encoding SHOCT domain-containing protein; protein product: MHDFQFFGGGWMMFIWWFLLIALVIVLLRPLFKTNQQESESETPLEILKRRYANGEIDQEEFEKRKKDLM
- a CDS encoding multicopper oxidase domain-containing protein, which gives rise to MKRKQFLHRVGLGTGALALSPWLTSCLTFSDDELQGSFRNRLPFPGQITDPSFNLSASSAEIEIPESLSLAAFQFNNSVPGPTIRHVKGQELNIQFTNNIGQESIIHWHGLIVPPEMDGHPKDA